The following nucleotide sequence is from Mycobacterium sp. JS623.
CTCTACACAGACAGAGACTATTCCGTCGATGCCGCAAGTCGGGCTCTTGCAGCGAGTCTGCGGACGATGCAAGTTGACCGAATCGACTATTTCTTCCTGCACGAGCCGGCCGGAATGCTGTGCCCGGGTGACAGCGCGGCGATCGGGGACTTTCTCGACGTCGAACAGCAAAGAGGAGCGATCGGTAGGTGGGGACCGGCAGGCGATCTTTCCCAGGTGGACTCCGAGCTGGCCGAGCTCATCGAGCGGGCGACGGTGCGACAGTCGGCATACGATCTGATGGGCGGACACTCCGGGCCCGTGCCCGGCCCCAAGCAGACCGTAATCGTCTACGGGTTTATGTCTTCGGCATTGCCCAACCTCGTTGCCTTATTCGAAGGCGATGCGCCGCTTCGGCGGCGCTGTAGTGATCTGTTGGATGTGGATCTGTTGGAACAGCGCAACGTTGTCCGGTTTTTGGTTCGTGATTCGCTTTTGAGCAATCACGGTGCGACTGTGTTGATCTCCTCAACCAAGCCTCACAATGTAGGAGCCATTTGCCAGGCCGCGCAAACTCCTATGAAGAACGAGACGCAAGTGTCCACCATCATCCGCAACAGATTCCGGGGGTTGCTTGCCCAATGACGATCATTTCTGCACACGACATCAGTACTGACGCACGTCTGCAGACGGGCGTGGTTGTGATCGGAGCCGGCCCGGCGGGGATCGTGGCTGCGCTGGAAGCAGTCGCCCGCGGTCAAGACGTCATCTTGGTAGAGACGGGGAACACGAAGCCCACCAACGAGAACCAGCAGCTTTCGTCGGCAAACATCAAGGACGTGGATGTGCACGCACCGGTCGAGTTGACGGTAAGCAGGCAGATCGGGGGTACCTCGTCGATTTGGGGTGGCAGATGCGTCCCCTATGACCCTATCGACTTCGTTGACCGCCCGATTGCCCCGGATTCCTCCTGGCCGTTGCGTTTCGAGGACGTCCAGCCCTACTACCAGCGCGCAAGCGACTGGTCACGCAGTGGCCGAGCGGTGTTCAACAGCGCGGAGATAAGTCACCTGCCGGCGCAGATGATTCCAGGGCTGGTAGATTGCGGAGTCACCACTTCCTCGCTTGAAAGATGGTCGCTTCCTACAAATTTCGGCGAGGTCTACCTTGAACAACTGCGATCATCGGCCAATCTTCGGCTCGTCACCGACGCCACGTGTGTGCAGATCAATCTCAACGAAGCTCAGGATCGCGCGGAAAGCATTGAATGCCGGACCGTCGGCGGATCGGCTTTCACGATCAACGCCAGCGATGTGATCGTCGCGGCGGGCGGATTGGAAACCACGCGCTTGCTGATGTGTTCACCCGGCCGCTACGGAAAGAGTCTCGGTGATCATTCTGGTCACTTGGGCCATTGGTACATGGCCCACTTGGAAGGTGTCGTCGCTGATCTGGTGCTGGCGACTCCTGCAAAGGCGACCGTCTACGGCTATGAGCGTGACGTCGACGGAACCTATGTGCGCCGTCGGTTCGCCTTCACCGAGGTGTACCAACTTGAACATTCGCTGCCCAACATCGCCGGATGGATCTCCAACCCCGAACTGGCGGACGCGTCGCACGGCAACGCGGAGTTGTCGATGACGTACTTGTCGTTGATTTCGCCGTTGGGCGGCTTCCTTGCTTCGCCGGCGCAACGGCTTTCCCTTACCGGCACGAAGGTTCCCGGCACACCGTACGGGATGACGCACAAATCTTCTGTATTCGCGCATATCCGCAATATCGTGCGTCATCCGCTCACGACGGCGGCATTCTGCATCAACTTCGGCGCCAAGCGAGTTCTCAGCCGCGGTCGAAAGCCACCAGGGTTTTTCGCGTACAGCCCGATCAACCGGTACCCGTTTCAATACCACGCCGAACACCTGCCGCACTATCAAAGCTGTGTGAGTCTCTCGGCCGACACCGATGCCCTCGGCATGCGGAAACTGGTAGTAGACATCGTCTTCCACGACGCTGACATACAGGGCGTCATCGACGCACATCGCCATTGGGACGCCTACCTACGCGCTAGCGGTGTCGGCATGCTCGAGTACCGAAGCGACGATACCGGCGCGGCGATACGAGAACGTAGCGGTGGCGGTTTCCATCAGGTTGGGACCACTCGCATGGCGAAAGACCCCGCAGATGGCGTCGTCGACGAGAATCTTGCGGTTCATGGCGTCCCGAACGTGCATATCGTGAGTAGCTCGGTGTTCGTGACGTCAGGCCAGGCGAATTCGACATTCTTGGTAGTGGCGCTGGCGGTCCGGCTGATCGAACACCTTTACGGTCCAGCATGATACGGGTGACCGGAGCGTCGAGGGTCCTGCAGATCGAGTGGAAGAGTGGGCTGAACCATGCATGAAATCACGCGTGCAGAACTCCGTGCGCCGGCGCGCGTGATCGACCTTGATATTGCGCAATCCCCTGGGGATGACGTACTGGACGTCGACCGCTATTCGACGGCGTGGTGCCTCATCCGAGATCGCGGTGTCGTCGTCGCTGCCAAGTTCTTCGATATCGAAACCGAATCGAGACTGCCGATGGCCGCATTGCGCGACTATGTTGTCGATGTCGGTCTACCGAAACCGGTAGGACCGGCCTGCAATTTCGTTAGTGAGTTGACGGTTGTGATCCCTACGAACCGTCCGGATATGCTGCCGATTGTGCTGGAAAGCCTGGCGGCACAGACGGATCAGGATTTCGACGTGTTGATTGTCGACAACTCCGCCGACGGCAGTGTCGCCCAGGCCTTGACCGCCTTCCAGGATCTGCGGATTCGGTATTGCCATGAACCGATTCCCGGCGTCGCACGAGCGAGAAACCGCGGGTTAGCCGAGCTGACAAGCGAATTCGTTGCATGGATCGATGATGACGAGCGTGCAGATCCCGACTGGATAGCTTGGATCAAGCGCGGGTTCTCGGTGCCCGCGAAGCCGGGCGCCGTCGCGGGGGTGATGTTACCTGCCGAATTGGAAACCGACGCCCAGGTGAATTTCGAGAGGTACGGCGGCTTCAACAAGGGCCGCCCGATGCAACCCGTCGAACTTCGCGCTCATACGCCCGAAGTGAGAGATCCGCTATTACCACTTCCGAACTACGGCGCAGGGGGAAACATGGCGTTCCGGACCGAACTCCTGCGCAGGATAGGCGGTTTCAACAATCGGCTTGGCACTACTAACATTCATGGTGGTGAGGACACATGGGTGCTCGCCTTGGCGCTCGAACTCGGGTCGGTCGTCTTACATTGGCCGCAGGCGGTGACATGGCACTATCACCGGCGAACCGACGCGGAGCTCGAACGCCAATTCTTCGGCTACACAGCTGCGTTAACCGCCTATTTCACGGCTGTGCTCGTCGCCTACCCCAAGTATCTAACCCGGATCTTGAGCTTTGTGCCTGCCGGGATTCGGATCGTTTTCGCCCCAGGTTCAAGAGAAGTCAGTTCGTCAGCCAATGCGTTGCCAGAGGATTTTCCCGAAGCGCTGCGGCGTGCGCGCAGGAAGGGTTTGATCGCAGGTCCCTTCCTGTACTTCCGCGAGGTGCGGCGGCAGCGGCACTTGCCGTCCGCTGTGCAGTTGGAACCGTCGGAATTACGCTAGCCGCCAAGGCGATCCAGGACGGAGTTGTGCGTTGTCACGCCCTCGCCGGATCCCCCCGAGTGGATCGCACACCTGGTCGGCGCCCACCGAGTGACCTCAGCGAAACGCCGGTAGAGTCCGCGCGAAAGCGCCGTGCTATGGAGAGGTATGCCGTGAAACCAGGACTCGTCCTGCGTGCCTGCGTCGGAATCGTCACCGCGATCGCTACGTCGATGATCTGTGCGCCCGCGTCGGCCGGAGAGGGCCAGGGGTTCCACATAGTGGCCGGGAGGTTGGTGGAGTCGAACGGTACGCCGTTCGTGATGCGTGGAACAAACCATATGTTTACCTGGCATCCGGACCAGTGGGCCACCTTTGCTGACGTCAAGCGGCTCGGGGCGAACTCGTTGCGGGTCAGCCTCAGCGGCGGGCGATGGACTCCAAACGGTGTCGACGATGTCAGGGCAGTCATCAGTGAATGCAAGCGAAATAGGCTGATCTGTGTTCTGGAAGACCACGACACCAGTGGGTACCTCACGACACAGAACGAATGGAGTTTGGATCGTGCGGCGGACTACTGGATTTCGATTAAAGACGCACTGATCGGCCAGGAGAACTACGTCCTTATCAACATCGGTAACGAGCCGTACAGAACTGTCGACACCGCTGAGTGGTCGTCGGCCACTCAGTCCGCGATCCACAAGCTTCGAGACGCCGGCTTCAGGCACACGTTGATTGTTGACGGGCCGGATGCAGGTGAAGATAGATCGTTTGCAATGCGCGACAATGCGCCGGGGATATTGAATGACGATCCCGACCACAATATTCTTTTCTCAGTGCATATGTACGGCGCATTCAATAACCCAGCCGCAGTAGCCTCGTATTTGGACTCTTTCCAGACCCGGGGCATTCCATTGCTGGTGGGAGAATTCGGGGACAACTCAGATGACCCGAATCAAGACATCAAATCGGACGCGAATAGCATCATGGCGGAGGCGGTTCGTCGCGGCATAGGGTATCTGGGATGGTGTTGGAGCGGAAATGATCCCGGTGGTCCCGCGCCGCATCTCGACCAGGCGGTCGATTTTGATCCAAACCGACTTACCCCATGGGGACAGCGAATATTCGAAGGGCCCGACGGGATCGGAGCAACTTCCATAGAGGCGACGGTCTACGGGTGACGCAGCACGAGGCATGCGCGGCCTGCGGCTAGTCCGTTTCGAGTCTTGATAGTCCAGGGTTATCGAAACCCGCGTATTCGTGACCGCCTGGCGGTGTAAACCGCGTCTCGCGCGAGATCGCGCAGCCATGCGGACCCACCCCCCCTGCAGTAATATCGCTTTCGACATTCTCGCCAAAGCGCGCCGTTGCTGCATTTGGTTTATCGGAGAGTTGGTGGGCAATTTCACATAGAGTTAACGGCGCGCGGCGGCCTCGAGCCGTCCCCGGCGAACCGGTCAAATCCGGCTCGGTCATGAGTCGGCTGCGGTTGCTTGCGTCCCACCGAGACCTAGTGGTCGGTTCGATGTCTTTGATGGGGACGACGGTCGTTACTTCCCTGGGAGGGTTCCTACTATGGGTTGTGGTGGCACGGCTCTTCCCGTCGACTGAGGTCGGTCATGCGAGCGCGATAGTGTCCGCCATCACCTTCTTAAGCGTGATTGGAGTTTTCGGCCTGGGCACCGTGCTCATCGGACAACTAGCGCTCGACCCCAAGCGTGTAGACCCACTGCTGCCGGCGGCACTGGGCATCTGTGTGGTCTTGTCCGCTGCGCTCGCCTGCATATTCGCTGTTGCCGTCTATCTTCTGCCGGATTCCGGTCTCAATCATTCATTTGGAGACCATTGGTCCACCAACGCCATTTTTATCGCCGCTGTTGCATTCTCGAGCGGCGGCCTGGTCATAGACCAGGCTACGATCGGCCTGAATGCCGGCAATATTCAGTGGCTAAGAAATATCATCGCCCCAGTGCTATGCATCCCGAGTGCAATATTGCTGGGCCTAACCCTAGGCAAAACGGCGGACAATGTGCTGATCGCGTGGACCGCAGCAGTGATCGTGTCGATTGTCGCTATCGCCTGGCCGATGCACAGACGCGGCGCGCCGTTCTTGCGCCTTCGGTCACCACGGCATCTGGGTAGCCTCTTCATGCACACGGTGCACCACAACACACTCAATATCGCGCTGAGCGTTCCGCGCCTCGCAATGCCGATCGTCGTGGCCACATACGCGCCGGGTACAACCACCGCGGTCTTCTACGTTTGCTGGATGGTGGCGAGCTTTCTTTACATGATCCCGTCGCACATATCGACTGTGCTATATGCAGTTGCAAGTGGGGATTCGACGGCGCTCCGGAAGAAACTGCATTTCACTTTTCCTGCCACCCTCGTTATCGGCGTTGTCGCGGTACCTGCCGTGACCCTTTTCGCGTATCCTTTACTGCTGATATTCGGACGTAAGTATGCCGAAATGGGTTCCGCGACACTGGCATTGCTGTCCATCATGTACTTCCCATTCATAATCAAGCTGCATTACGCAGCTATTTCCAGAGTAAGAGGAAATGTTGGGAAAGCCGGTTTCTTCTGTTCCGTCGCGGCGATCGCCGAACTCGGCGTCGTTGTCGTCGCGCTACGTCAGTGGGGTGATATTGCGCACGTGGCAGTGGCGCTGAACATCGTCTTGTTCATCGAAGCTGTTCTCTTGCTCCCGGTGCCCCTTGCTGCGCTGCGCCCCATCCCCGTGCCAGTGCACAGCTAATCGGCATTACGGTGCTTAGATCGGTCGGTGGTTTCAGGTTTCGCATAGTCGTTTTTGCTGCAGTCACGGTTTTCGTCCTCGTGGTCGTCTCGGTGGTGGCGCAACGTTGGCATCGGGCTGACGAGGAGGGATTTCGTGTTGTCGACGGGCGTTTGATGCAGGCTGATGGGACGCCGTTTGTGATGCGCGGCACCAATCACATGTACACGTGGAATCGGCAGCGGACCGACGTGTTCGCGGCGGTGAAGGCTCTGGGCGCCAACACGCTACGGGTCGTCCTCAGTGGTGGGAGGTGGGAGGTCGACGGAACGGCGGAGGTCGCTTCGGTGGTTGCCTTATGTAAACAGAACAAGTTGGTGTGTGTGCTCGAGGACCACGACACAACCGAGTATCCGACGGCGCAGACCGAGTGGACCCTGGATCGCGCGGCCGATTACTGGATTTCTCTCAAAGGAGCTTTGATCGGGCAGGAGGACTATGTGCTGATCAACCTGGGTAACGAGCCGTACACGGATGAGGGTGGCGACAAATGGGTGGCTGACACCGAGTCGGCGATCCAGAAGGTACGTGGCGCCGGGTTGAGGCACACACTGGTGATCGATCCACCGAACTACGGTCAGGATACCCAATTCATCATGAGGGACAACGCATCCCAGGTTCTTGCCAGCGATCCGGAGCACAACGTGGTCTTCTCCGTGCACATGTACGGGGCCTTTGTATCCCCCGACAAGGTGATTTCCTATATGGATTCGTTTCAAACGCGGCGACTGCCCTTGGTGGTAGGGGAATTCGGATACAGCGCCGACGACGTGAACCTCGCAGTCCGGTCCGACGCGGACACGATCATGGCTGAGTCTGTTCGGCGTGGTATCGGCTATCTGGGCTGGTGCTGGAGCGGGAACCCAATTACGAGCCTTGCGCCGCATCTGGATCAGGTAGTGGATTTCGATCCCAACCGACTCACCTATTGGGGGCAGCGGCTATTCAATGGCCGCGACGGAATCAAGCAGACCTCCGCACCGGCGACTGTTTACGGGCGCTGACCGGCGCAAGTCGAATGCCGGTAGTTCGGAGGACTTCGCAGACAACCGGTTTCACATTGTTCTCACCGCACATCGATTAGTATCCTGCGCTACGTTTGGCGCATGCGGCTTGACCAGACGTCGATATTTGAGGCTTTGTCGCTCCCACCGCCGCGGTGGCCGCGTCTGAGCGATCCGCCGTCCGCGCAGGGTAAACCTCCGCGGACATTGGTCAGTGGTTATGTTGCACGCCGTCACGGCTGGGTTCGCCGTCCCGAACGAGCATCCAGCCACGTGGTTTCCTATCTCGGCTGGCACGGGAGAGGCAACCTTGGCGATGATGCGATATACGACGTTGTTCAGACCCAGTTGTGCGGTGCAGTCTTCGTAGACATCCCGCACCATCCACATGAACAGCTGTTTGCAAGTGCCACGGGGCTCGATCACTGGGCGCGGGGCAGTTCTTTGGTCATCGGAGGTGGCACGCTGGCTGGGCGCCGTTACTTCCGGCGGTTGCTCGACCGGGGTATCGAAACCATCGGCGACGGTGACTGTTTCGCCGTTGGTATTGGGGTCGAAGATCCGGTGTTTCAAGGTTTCAAAAGCGGATCAGAGGACGATGAGCTCCGGCGCTGGCGGCCATTGTTGTCAAGATTCGACACCGTGTCGGTGCGTGGACCGCGAAGTGCCGAGCTTCTCGCCGACATCGGGCTGGAGGTAGAAGTCTCCGGTGATCCGGCGCTGCTGCTGCCCCAGCCTGAGATCGAATCCGAGAATGGTTTGATCGGTGTGAATCTCGGTTTCGGCGACGACCTGTGGGGTCACGACCCGGAACGGCTCGTCACCGAGGTAGGCGGGGCGGTCCGCGAACTTGTCAGTCGGGGGCATCGGATTGTGGGCATCCTGATGCACGAGGACGATCGGGATCGGACCGAACGCGCTCTCGGTGGTGTCGCGGCACGAATTGTTCAGCCGGAGGATGCCGTGTCAGCGGTTGCTGAGCTCGCTCGGTGCTCGGCCGTGGTTGTCAGCCGCCTGCACGCAGGGATTCTGGCCGCCTTAGCGGAAACCCCCGTGATCTCTCTTGAGTACCAGCCGAAGTGCCGTGATTTCGCGCGATCCGTCGACGACGAGCGATCGCTGATTCGCACCGATTCCCTGACTGCGGGAGCGGTGGTCGAACGGGTCAGCGACGCATTGGAGAATGCGGACACTATCAAGCGCACCGTTGGCGC
It contains:
- a CDS encoding aldo/keto reductase, encoding MASDSRVLSLGFGCAGLFGLPTERERREVLEVAYDTGIRHFDVAPMYGMGRAERELGRFIRNRPDVKVATKFGIRTTVFGRFAGCVQAPIRRVLASSAKAKAKVKQSGAKPDAGVIGRVLYTDRDYSVDAASRALAASLRTMQVDRIDYFFLHEPAGMLCPGDSAAIGDFLDVEQQRGAIGRWGPAGDLSQVDSELAELIERATVRQSAYDLMGGHSGPVPGPKQTVIVYGFMSSALPNLVALFEGDAPLRRRCSDLLDVDLLEQRNVVRFLVRDSLLSNHGATVLISSTKPHNVGAICQAAQTPMKNETQVSTIIRNRFRGLLAQ
- a CDS encoding GMC oxidoreductase, producing MTIISAHDISTDARLQTGVVVIGAGPAGIVAALEAVARGQDVILVETGNTKPTNENQQLSSANIKDVDVHAPVELTVSRQIGGTSSIWGGRCVPYDPIDFVDRPIAPDSSWPLRFEDVQPYYQRASDWSRSGRAVFNSAEISHLPAQMIPGLVDCGVTTSSLERWSLPTNFGEVYLEQLRSSANLRLVTDATCVQINLNEAQDRAESIECRTVGGSAFTINASDVIVAAGGLETTRLLMCSPGRYGKSLGDHSGHLGHWYMAHLEGVVADLVLATPAKATVYGYERDVDGTYVRRRFAFTEVYQLEHSLPNIAGWISNPELADASHGNAELSMTYLSLISPLGGFLASPAQRLSLTGTKVPGTPYGMTHKSSVFAHIRNIVRHPLTTAAFCINFGAKRVLSRGRKPPGFFAYSPINRYPFQYHAEHLPHYQSCVSLSADTDALGMRKLVVDIVFHDADIQGVIDAHRHWDAYLRASGVGMLEYRSDDTGAAIRERSGGGFHQVGTTRMAKDPADGVVDENLAVHGVPNVHIVSSSVFVTSGQANSTFLVVALAVRLIEHLYGPA
- a CDS encoding glycosyltransferase family 2 protein, coding for MHEITRAELRAPARVIDLDIAQSPGDDVLDVDRYSTAWCLIRDRGVVVAAKFFDIETESRLPMAALRDYVVDVGLPKPVGPACNFVSELTVVIPTNRPDMLPIVLESLAAQTDQDFDVLIVDNSADGSVAQALTAFQDLRIRYCHEPIPGVARARNRGLAELTSEFVAWIDDDERADPDWIAWIKRGFSVPAKPGAVAGVMLPAELETDAQVNFERYGGFNKGRPMQPVELRAHTPEVRDPLLPLPNYGAGGNMAFRTELLRRIGGFNNRLGTTNIHGGEDTWVLALALELGSVVLHWPQAVTWHYHRRTDAELERQFFGYTAALTAYFTAVLVAYPKYLTRILSFVPAGIRIVFAPGSREVSSSANALPEDFPEALRRARRKGLIAGPFLYFREVRRQRHLPSAVQLEPSELR
- a CDS encoding glycoside hydrolase family 5 protein, producing the protein MKPGLVLRACVGIVTAIATSMICAPASAGEGQGFHIVAGRLVESNGTPFVMRGTNHMFTWHPDQWATFADVKRLGANSLRVSLSGGRWTPNGVDDVRAVISECKRNRLICVLEDHDTSGYLTTQNEWSLDRAADYWISIKDALIGQENYVLINIGNEPYRTVDTAEWSSATQSAIHKLRDAGFRHTLIVDGPDAGEDRSFAMRDNAPGILNDDPDHNILFSVHMYGAFNNPAAVASYLDSFQTRGIPLLVGEFGDNSDDPNQDIKSDANSIMAEAVRRGIGYLGWCWSGNDPGGPAPHLDQAVDFDPNRLTPWGQRIFEGPDGIGATSIEATVYG
- a CDS encoding teichoic acid transporter gives rise to the protein MARLFPSTEVGHASAIVSAITFLSVIGVFGLGTVLIGQLALDPKRVDPLLPAALGICVVLSAALACIFAVAVYLLPDSGLNHSFGDHWSTNAIFIAAVAFSSGGLVIDQATIGLNAGNIQWLRNIIAPVLCIPSAILLGLTLGKTADNVLIAWTAAVIVSIVAIAWPMHRRGAPFLRLRSPRHLGSLFMHTVHHNTLNIALSVPRLAMPIVVATYAPGTTTAVFYVCWMVASFLYMIPSHISTVLYAVASGDSTALRKKLHFTFPATLVIGVVAVPAVTLFAYPLLLIFGRKYAEMGSATLALLSIMYFPFIIKLHYAAISRVRGNVGKAGFFCSVAAIAELGVVVVALRQWGDIAHVAVALNIVLFIEAVLLLPVPLAALRPIPVPVHS
- a CDS encoding cellulase family glycosylhydrolase, which codes for MVVSVVAQRWHRADEEGFRVVDGRLMQADGTPFVMRGTNHMYTWNRQRTDVFAAVKALGANTLRVVLSGGRWEVDGTAEVASVVALCKQNKLVCVLEDHDTTEYPTAQTEWTLDRAADYWISLKGALIGQEDYVLINLGNEPYTDEGGDKWVADTESAIQKVRGAGLRHTLVIDPPNYGQDTQFIMRDNASQVLASDPEHNVVFSVHMYGAFVSPDKVISYMDSFQTRRLPLVVGEFGYSADDVNLAVRSDADTIMAESVRRGIGYLGWCWSGNPITSLAPHLDQVVDFDPNRLTYWGQRLFNGRDGIKQTSAPATVYGR
- a CDS encoding polysaccharide pyruvyl transferase family protein, with the protein product MRLDQTSIFEALSLPPPRWPRLSDPPSAQGKPPRTLVSGYVARRHGWVRRPERASSHVVSYLGWHGRGNLGDDAIYDVVQTQLCGAVFVDIPHHPHEQLFASATGLDHWARGSSLVIGGGTLAGRRYFRRLLDRGIETIGDGDCFAVGIGVEDPVFQGFKSGSEDDELRRWRPLLSRFDTVSVRGPRSAELLADIGLEVEVSGDPALLLPQPEIESENGLIGVNLGFGDDLWGHDPERLVTEVGGAVRELVSRGHRIVGILMHEDDRDRTERALGGVAARIVQPEDAVSAVAELARCSAVVVSRLHAGILAALAETPVISLEYQPKCRDFARSVDDERSLIRTDSLTAGAVVERVSDALENADTIKRTVGAAVKMYRERLAADYAKVRSSIGLPII